CGGACGACATGCTCAATACTCCGCCAGCGCATCCAGCCGGAAGATCGCATCGGGCTCGTTCTTACCGGTCCGGTCATTGTAACGCAGAGTCATCCAGCGCCCGGAACTCTCTTTCATCACCATCAGTGGCTTGCGGTAAAGTTTGTGGCTGGCTGCGGCCTTATCGGGGGTGTTCATGCTGTTGATCAGATGCTCCCCTTTGACCTCGACCATCAGTATGCCGTCTCCCCTGTTGCGCCCTTTAATTTTAACCAGAAAGTCCGGATAGTAATGGGTGCCGTCAGGCATGACCAACCCGGCCGACCACGGCTTGCGGGGTTCGTTGCGATGCCACCAGACAATCTGCCCCGACATATCGACATCAAGCAGTTTCGCAAACTCCAGCTCGTGGCTATTGAGATCAGGCGGGAAAGCTTGATAGGCCGCCAACCGCCCTGCTGCGCAGCCGGTCGGCCACGACATCACTTCCGGCAGGGGCGCGGTGTCAACAAGTTCGGCGTTTTCGGCGCAACAGATGCGTACCGCCTCGCGTAGTAGTTTCGGGTGGGAAACAAGAATGAGATGCATCGCTTGCCGTAGTTTCTCGGGCGATTCGAGAACTTCGAGAAAACCGCGCTCACTGCATTCCTTGCGCAGTCGATTCAAAAGCGCGGCCTGCAACTCGCGGGGGTCGAGGTAGTCAGGTTCGAAGAGAAGAAGCTGGGCACGGCGGGCAATCTCGGCATCGGAGAGCCTGGCCTGATATTCGCCGTAGTGCACGTCGTGGGTGAAAATTTCCTCTTCCTTGCGCTGGATGCTCACCGCCTGCCGGAATCCGGCGGTAAAAACCGAATCGTCGATGCGGATGCGCGCTTCGACTGCACTGAGCAATCCGGATGTGTCGAGGTTAAGTTGTTCCCGTTTGAAGACCCGATCCATTTCGCCACGAAGCGGGTACGTTTTCATCCCTGGTGCCGACGATAGGGGGTAGGGTTTTTGTCCCGTGTCTTTCTTTTGGGTGGCTATGTTGTTGGTTTCAAATATGAATCCGTTAAAAAATTCCTGACCGCTGATCGAACCACCGGAGGACGAAGGATCCGATTTTTCATACGGCAGCGATGGGGGCGACCATGGGTTGGGAAGAAGTGACGTTTGACCGCTTTCCACCACCTGCACCGTCGGGCTGTCACCGAGTTTGACCAGCATGGTAAACGGGCTCACCTGAGCGAGTTCGGTACGCACCGCGTTGATCCGGTCGGCGGCGCCGGAAAGCCCGGACTGCTTGTCGGCATCGGCGAGAAAAACATAACCATATTTGAGCAGCTCACTGGTCGCGCGGTTTTGCAATCGCCAATCGACACGCAAAATGCGCCCAACGATCTGGGTACCGAAATCCTTGTCCTGCGCCCCGCGCATCGACACCAGGGTAAAAGCGCGCGGCGCATCGAATCCGAGGGCAACCGCCATCTTGAAAATCAAGACTTCCTTGGATTCATCCCGCGCCACCGCCAGCAGGTCGTCGTCCGGCTCCTTCGAGGTATAAACGGCAATGGCATCCTCCGCCATGCCGAGGGCCATTAGATCCATCTTCGCTTTTTCCACGCTCTTGTCGGTCGAGGCGACCTGGACGAGCATGAGCGGCACCAGATCGATGCCTTCCGTGACCAACTGTGCCTTGATCGCGTTATGCACTCGCACACCGTCAGCCAGGGCCGCCTGGCCGAAATCGACCAGCTCGCGGTGCTGCTCCCCGGCCAGATAGGCGACCGACTTGATCCCCGGCTTGATCAGGCCAGCACTCACCGCATCGAGTCGGCTGACAGTGATCCTGTGCATGATCGCAATCCCGGCCGATTTGCGAAAGCTCTCCGCGTCCTGATCGTCCGGGGTGGCGGTGATCATCAGGGTGAAATCGGGTTGCAGTACCTCGCGGTAATAGCGCACCGATTCAGTCCCGGAAGAAAAGGTATGATGCGCCTCGTCGACGATCACCCCTATTTTGAAGCCGTCCTTGCGCCACTGCTCCAATACGAGATCGAGGGAGACCGATTCGTCACCGTCTTTTCGAATGCGCTTTGAGTCCTTGCGTCCGGCAACCGCCGCCCAGGTCGAGACAAAAACGTCGCCGCTTCGGGTGCCGTGGGCGCGGCGCTCGCGGGCGATGTCGCGCACCCGCAGACCGTTGAACTCGGCTTTGATGGCAATCCGCGCCTGCTCCACCAACCCGGCAAAGGGTGTGAACCAGAGCCAGACGATCTTGATGTCGGGGTCGCGTGAAAGCTCCTGGGCCACCAGTCCGGCGATCAGGGTTTTGCCGGCGCCGGTCGGGGCCTGAATCAGCACGCAGCCGTTGTGGGCGATGGCGGCGCGGCGGCTGTCCGGGTCGGTGGCGGCGTCGATCTGGGCATTCGCGTAGCGGAAGATGTCAAGGACATTGTTCTTGGCTTCGGTCTGATACCCCTTCGGTTGCGCGATCATGCGGCACCTCCGAAACGGCTGACGAGATAGTGGGGG
This window of the Desulfuromonadaceae bacterium genome carries:
- a CDS encoding DEAD/DEAH box helicase family protein, whose amino-acid sequence is MIAQPKGYQTEAKNNVLDIFRYANAQIDAATDPDSRRAAIAHNGCVLIQAPTGAGKTLIAGLVAQELSRDPDIKIVWLWFTPFAGLVEQARIAIKAEFNGLRVRDIARERRAHGTRSGDVFVSTWAAVAGRKDSKRIRKDGDESVSLDLVLEQWRKDGFKIGVIVDEAHHTFSSGTESVRYYREVLQPDFTLMITATPDDQDAESFRKSAGIAIMHRITVSRLDAVSAGLIKPGIKSVAYLAGEQHRELVDFGQAALADGVRVHNAIKAQLVTEGIDLVPLMLVQVASTDKSVEKAKMDLMALGMAEDAIAVYTSKEPDDDLLAVARDESKEVLIFKMAVALGFDAPRAFTLVSMRGAQDKDFGTQIVGRILRVDWRLQNRATSELLKYGYVFLADADKQSGLSGAADRINAVRTELAQVSPFTMLVKLGDSPTVQVVESGQTSLLPNPWSPPSLPYEKSDPSSSGGSISGQEFFNGFIFETNNIATQKKDTGQKPYPLSSAPGMKTYPLRGEMDRVFKREQLNLDTSGLLSAVEARIRIDDSVFTAGFRQAVSIQRKEEEIFTHDVHYGEYQARLSDAEIARRAQLLLFEPDYLDPRELQAALLNRLRKECSERGFLEVLESPEKLRQAMHLILVSHPKLLREAVRICCAENAELVDTAPLPEVMSWPTGCAAGRLAAYQAFPPDLNSHELEFAKLLDVDMSGQIVWWHRNEPRKPWSAGLVMPDGTHYYPDFLVKIKGRNRGDGILMVEVKGEHLINSMNTPDKAAASHKLYRKPLMVMKESSGRWMTLRYNDRTGKNEPDAIFRLDALAEY